Below is a genomic region from bacterium.
TTTGATAACCCACAAACTTTTGAAAAGCAGTTAGCCCCCCGCCGTCCGCTGCAACGACTTGTTAGATGGTTTTTTATAAGTGTTGCCTGTTTGGAGAATTAGAACTCTACAAACTCTTCTGGATAGTGAGAAAGATCCAGTTTTTCTTCATCGGGAATAGGACGAATTCCCCACTGTTGCATAGCCAAGGCTCCAAAAAGCACCTCAATGGACTTGCCATCTTCATCATCGCCAATCTGGTCAATGACCATCGCGTGAGTGGAGATTAGGTGTCCTTCTACTTCTGCCTGAAGAAGTGCTGTTCTGTTGGTTTCTTTCACTTCTCCACCTAGTGCACTTCGGATCGGGTGAGGCATTTCCGAAGTGGTAAGGACCGATGCAACCGTGGGGATTACATAAGTATTGCGAGCCCCCGTGTCGAACAACGTCCAACACTTCCGTCCGTCAATTTTAATCATCTGCCGTATTCTTCCCACAATGTACCTCCTTTTGTTTCCATTTTGCTATAAAACACTCTGTTAATTTTTACTGCCACCTAACGATAAAGCTCACCTGCTGCGGGGAGGACTACCACTAAAGTTTATAAGCAAAATAAAAGCTTCAGATACCACAAAACTCTAACTACGGTACAGCCCCCCGCAGTCAGGTGCAGCGCCGGGTTAGGCAATATCCCCTAGACTCAAGGTCTCCTCTGCTTGATTAGATTTTGCTCTCCTCTGTAGTTTCTATCTACGGTTGTAGTATGTCTCTCGTCATTCGTTTTGGTTGTGCTTCTCGGTCCCTCAACCACATACCCTGCTTCTCTGTAGATGCTGACCGCTATCTGATTTTCTCTGGTTCGTCTCTGCGGGAATGCTGTGAGAAACCTTCATCCTGTTTGCCGCACCAGTGGTAATTGTATCATAATTTATGCGATGGATTCAAGTGCCTAACGATAAAGTTCAGGTGCGGCGGGGAGAATTACCACAAAAGTTTGATAGCAAGATAAAACTTTGAGAGACCACAAAACTCTGACCACGGCACAGTCCCCCGCCGTCAACTGCAACGCAGGGTTAGACAAAAGCTCTGATTCGCTGTCTTTTCCTTTTCCTCTGCCTCACCGAATTATTGTGCATTCCACATTCACGGTTGACCCTAAAATATCTCCTTTTTATTTTCTCACACAAAGCCACAAAGAACACAAAGGTTTATTGTTTTATTCAATTCCTTTGTGACTTTGTGTCTCTGTGTGATTATTTTTATTAGTCTAACGACCGAGCTCACCTGCCCACCTTAGGCGGATCAGGTGCAGCGATGGGTTAGGCTTTTTTAATTTCCTGTTCAAATTGCTTAAGCTTCTCACGACATTTTTTCAATGATAATCTACGCAGTTTCTTTACCCTTTCCGCTAAGTATTCCAGTTCAGATTTGGTAATCTTGTATGATTTTTTGTATCTTGCATCAACATAGGCTTTTTTAAGGAGTTCAAACAATCTCTTTTCTTCACCTTCTTTTCTTGGAAAGATCTTACAGAAATCCTGGTCAATCTTCTCCATCCTCTTGGTCAGTTTCTCTAAATCATGGGTTCTGGGTTTGTAACCAGTAAGGACAAGGGAAGTGCCCGTGTATAGGGCTTCAGCAGTCTGGTGGAGTTCAAAAGCGGCTTTGTTATAATTTTTATCTCCAATTGCATACCCATAATGCTTAAAAGATACCTTTGCATTCTTAAACCAAGTCTTATAATCCTCCTCTGCCAGCTTCTTCTTCATTCCCGGAGTAAGCTTTCTTGCCCTGGCTAATTGGAACCTCTTTGAGTCATAGAGTAAGATGCCCTCTTTTTTGATGTCAGCATAGAAGTATCTGCCAACCGAGAGTTGTTCATTGACATGCTCAATATCCTCAATGATTAAGCTTACCGGGGTAGGGATTTTACGGCTGATCTGATTCTCTACCTTTCCCCAGATCTTAAAATCCTCAGGCTTTTTCTCATCCTTTACAATCACCATAATGTCAAAGTCAGACTCATAGCTGGTAAAGTGCCCTTCTTCTTTATCATAGCGAAAGTCAGAGTCAACAAAGTCTCCCCTGGCATAGCTACCAAAGAGAATGATCATCTCTACCCTGGTGGCATGAGAGATAAGCTTGGTAATAGTCTCCAATTCCCTCTGTTTCCTGAAAGGAAGATGGTCTATGCTTGTTTTCATATTAGTCCTCACTGATTCAGTTGTCTAACGATGAAGTTCAGGTGCGGCGGGGAGGATTGCCACAAAAGTTTGATAACAAGACAAAACTTTGATAAACCACAAAACTCTGACCA
It encodes:
- a CDS encoding aspartyl protease family protein, which encodes MIKIDGRKCWTLFDTGARNTYVIPTVASVLTTSEMPHPIRSALGGEVKETNRTALLQAEVEGHLISTHAMVIDQIGDDEDGKSIEVLFGALAMQQWGIRPIPDEEKLDLSHYPEEFVEF
- a CDS encoding HEPN domain-containing protein, which codes for MKTSIDHLPFRKQRELETITKLISHATRVEMIILFGSYARGDFVDSDFRYDKEEGHFTSYESDFDIMVIVKDEKKPEDFKIWGKVENQISRKIPTPVSLIIEDIEHVNEQLSVGRYFYADIKKEGILLYDSKRFQLARARKLTPGMKKKLAEEDYKTWFKNAKVSFKHYGYAIGDKNYNKAAFELHQTAEALYTGTSLVLTGYKPRTHDLEKLTKRMEKIDQDFCKIFPRKEGEEKRLFELLKKAYVDARYKKSYKITKSELEYLAERVKKLRRLSLKKCREKLKQFEQEIKKA